The bacterium genome includes a region encoding these proteins:
- a CDS encoding FlgD immunoglobulin-like domain containing protein, which translates to MIPTPWDDAGSAPHNNILGLDPGLRDPEHGDFRPQNAPLYGSRVVPAVVDVRAGRAAAPAIAPPPARDASLTVGGDIVADTLWDAASILVAADVTVRDGAVLTVAAGVTVRFAGYFGLVVRDGALQAHGTPLLPVVWTAADPGAFDTSQDTVGCWNGITLLNVPAANPPSFLRGCVLEYAKAVPGLGLDDGAARVGGQGFDGAGGALRVVGRSRLEVSGCVLRHNCADRGGALAVHYGAAPLLVNSLLHDNVAWSRAGAVFAGLCSPRLVHVTVIGNRVLNPEVFDRTAGGVDHYHSRPRYVGCVVWGNATNHHDLYQILEPRACQIRYSDVQGYGEGLGGLDLDPLFRPAVHGPGDPSAASPCRDAGDVASASSWLPEFDLAGRVRRQGAQVDMGCYEFTAATAVDEPAPAAAAVLLASPNPANPSTTLRWRLDRPERVRLTVHDLAGRLVRVLLEGELGAGTHALRWDGCDAGGRRAAAGSYVAEMTGRGGSTSTKILLVP; encoded by the coding sequence GGTTCGGCACCGCACAACAACATCCTCGGACTCGACCCGGGACTGCGCGATCCCGAGCACGGCGATTTCCGGCCGCAGAACGCGCCGCTGTACGGTTCGCGCGTCGTGCCGGCAGTCGTCGACGTCCGCGCGGGGCGGGCCGCCGCGCCGGCGATCGCGCCCCCGCCCGCGCGCGACGCCTCGCTGACCGTCGGCGGCGACATCGTCGCGGACACGCTCTGGGACGCCGCCTCGATCCTGGTCGCCGCGGACGTGACGGTGCGCGACGGCGCCGTGCTGACCGTCGCTGCCGGCGTGACGGTCCGCTTCGCCGGCTACTTCGGCCTGGTGGTGCGCGACGGCGCCCTGCAGGCGCACGGCACGCCGTTGCTGCCCGTCGTCTGGACCGCCGCCGATCCCGGCGCCTTCGACACGAGCCAGGACACCGTCGGCTGCTGGAACGGGATCACGTTGCTGAACGTCCCGGCCGCGAACCCGCCGTCGTTCCTGCGCGGCTGCGTCCTGGAGTACGCCAAGGCGGTGCCAGGCCTCGGCCTCGATGACGGGGCGGCTCGCGTGGGCGGGCAAGGCTTCGACGGCGCCGGCGGCGCGCTGCGCGTGGTGGGCCGCTCGCGGCTCGAGGTTTCCGGCTGCGTCCTGCGCCACAACTGCGCCGACCGCGGCGGCGCGCTGGCCGTGCACTACGGCGCGGCGCCGCTGCTCGTCAACTCGCTGCTGCACGACAATGTCGCCTGGAGCCGCGCCGGCGCGGTGTTCGCCGGACTCTGCTCCCCCCGCCTGGTGCACGTCACGGTGATCGGCAACCGCGTGCTCAACCCGGAGGTCTTCGACCGCACCGCCGGCGGCGTCGACCACTACCACAGCCGCCCCCGTTACGTCGGCTGCGTGGTCTGGGGCAACGCGACCAACCACCACGACCTCTACCAGATCCTCGAACCGCGGGCCTGCCAGATCCGGTACAGCGACGTCCAGGGCTACGGCGAGGGGCTCGGCGGCCTGGACCTGGACCCGCTGTTCCGGCCCGCCGTCCACGGCCCCGGCGACCCGAGCGCTGCGTCCCCCTGCCGCGACGCGGGGGACGTCGCGTCGGCGTCGAGCTGGTTGCCGGAGTTCGACCTCGCCGGGCGCGTCCGGCGCCAAGGGGCGCAGGTCGACATGGGCTGCTACGAGTTCACGGCGGCCACCGCGGTCGACGAGCCCGCGCCCGCAGCGGCGGCGGTGTTGCTCGCCTCGCCCAACCCGGCCAATCCCTCCACGACGCTGCGCTGGCGGCTCGACCGCCCCGAGCGCGTTCGTCTGACCGTCCACGATCTCGCCGGCCGGCTCGTGCGGGTCCTGCTGGAAGGAGAACTGGGCGCCGGGACGCACGCGTTGCGCTGGGACGGCTGCGACGCCGGGGGGCGCCGGGCCGCCGCCGGCTCCTACGTGGCCGAAATGACCGGACGCGGCGGATCGACGTCGACGAAAATCCTGCTCGTGCCCTGA